One Candidatus Edwardsbacteria bacterium genomic window carries:
- a CDS encoding PhoH family protein, whose translation MKAVKKKLFVLDTNVILYDHTCINHFEEHDIVIPIVVLEELDKFKKGSDLINFEAREFIRELDKLAGDQLFTKGVSLGKGKGRLYVEVEDPHSELIYHAFAANKADHRILALADQFCKTLKGRQVIIVSKDINLRMKAKSLGIPAEDYETGKIQHVDKLYAGAQVMEDLEKSIINKFYEEPYSVALDILPKMAPPSPNQYFIFKNNSSSVLCRFNAEKKAMERVVKRQAYGIEPRNAEQTITLDALMQPEIQLVAITGKAGTGKTLLALAAALEQRRQFHQIYLARPVVPLANRDIGFLPGDIKSKIDPYMEPLWDNLAVIKHRFSPESKEHNKINDMIQNEKLVISALAFIRGRSLSNIFFIVDEAQNLTPLEVKTIITRAGEGAKIVFTGDIYQIDSPYLDSQSNGLTYLVDRMKGQQVFAHVNLLKGERSHLAELASDLL comes from the coding sequence ATGAAAGCAGTCAAGAAGAAGCTGTTCGTGCTGGACACCAACGTGATTCTGTACGATCACACCTGTATCAATCATTTTGAGGAACATGATATCGTCATCCCCATCGTGGTGCTGGAAGAGCTGGATAAGTTCAAGAAGGGCAGCGACCTGATAAATTTCGAGGCCCGGGAGTTCATCCGGGAGCTGGACAAGCTGGCCGGGGACCAGTTATTCACCAAGGGCGTTTCGCTGGGAAAAGGGAAAGGAAGGCTTTACGTGGAGGTGGAGGACCCCCACTCGGAACTGATATATCACGCTTTTGCCGCCAACAAGGCCGACCACCGGATACTGGCCCTGGCCGACCAGTTTTGCAAGACCCTCAAGGGGCGTCAGGTGATAATTGTCAGCAAGGACATCAACCTGCGGATGAAGGCCAAATCCCTGGGCATCCCGGCCGAGGATTACGAGACCGGCAAGATCCAGCACGTGGACAAGTTGTATGCCGGGGCCCAGGTGATGGAGGATCTGGAGAAGTCCATCATCAACAAGTTCTACGAGGAGCCCTACAGCGTGGCCCTGGACATCCTGCCCAAAATGGCCCCGCCGTCCCCCAACCAGTATTTCATCTTCAAGAACAACAGCTCCAGCGTGCTGTGCCGCTTCAATGCCGAGAAAAAGGCCATGGAACGGGTGGTCAAGCGCCAGGCCTACGGCATCGAGCCCCGCAACGCCGAGCAGACCATCACCCTGGACGCCCTGATGCAGCCGGAGATCCAGCTGGTGGCCATCACCGGGAAGGCTGGCACCGGCAAGACCCTGCTGGCTCTGGCGGCGGCCCTGGAGCAGCGGCGGCAGTTCCACCAGATCTACCTGGCCCGGCCGGTGGTGCCATTGGCCAACCGGGACATCGGCTTCCTGCCGGGGGACATCAAGTCCAAGATCGACCCCTACATGGAGCCGCTGTGGGACAACCTGGCGGTGATCAAGCACCGCTTCTCGCCGGAGAGCAAGGAACACAACAAGATCAACGATATGATCCAGAACGAGAAGCTGGTGATCTCGGCCCTGGCCTTCATCCGGGGCCGCAGCCTGTCCAACATCTTCTTCATCGTGGACGAGGCCCAGAACCTGACGCCGCTGGAGGTCAAGACCATCATCACCCGGGCGGGGGAGGGAGCCAAGATAGTCTTTACCGGGGACATCTATCAGATCGATTCTCCCTACCTGGACAGCCAGTCCAACGGGCTGACCTACCTGGTGGACCGGATGAAGGGACAGCAGGTCTTTGCCCACGTCAACCTGCTCAAGGGGGAGCGGAGCCATCTGGCCGAGCTGGCCAGCGACCTGCTGTAA
- a CDS encoding DUF5668 domain-containing protein produces the protein MFCFYENRPRKLLWGLFWLALGAFLLLSNYGVIGYQFSFSRDWPILLIAWGIMKIIDTLAWRKGKKDHITVLHSEGDSQSRAQILKAVEDGKMNAEEAAQRLKNL, from the coding sequence ATGTTCTGTTTTTACGAGAACCGGCCCCGTAAGCTGTTATGGGGATTGTTCTGGCTGGCCCTGGGGGCCTTCCTGCTGCTCTCCAACTACGGGGTGATCGGCTACCAGTTCTCTTTCAGCCGGGACTGGCCCATACTGCTGATAGCCTGGGGCATCATGAAGATCATCGACACCCTGGCCTGGCGCAAAGGGAAAAAGGACCATATCACCGTCCTGCACAGCGAAGGCGACAGCCAATCCCGGGCCCAGATTTTAAAAGCCGTCGAAGACGGTAAGATGAACGCCGAGGAGGCCGCCCAGAGGCTCAAAAACCTGTAA
- a CDS encoding DUF5668 domain-containing protein: MRKTAKKIFWGLFWVAAGVAVLLSNYGSINWHFSLARDWPAVFILIGLSDLIESLT; encoded by the coding sequence ATGAGAAAGACCGCAAAAAAGATCTTCTGGGGACTTTTCTGGGTGGCGGCCGGAGTGGCCGTTCTTCTCTCCAACTACGGCAGCATAAATTGGCATTTCTCCCTGGCTAGGGACTGGCCGGCAGTGTTCATATTGATCGGCCTCTCCGACCTGATAGAATCGTTAACCTAA